A genomic region of Mycobacterium sp. Aquia_213 contains the following coding sequences:
- the rpmF gene encoding 50S ribosomal protein L32, translating into MAVPKRRMSRSNTRSRRSQWKAEKTELVGVTVAGQKHKVPRRLLKAARLGLIDLDRR; encoded by the coding sequence ATGGCCGTACCCAAGCGCAGAATGTCGCGCTCGAACACCCGTAGCCGCCGCTCGCAGTGGAAGGCCGAAAAGACCGAGCTCGTCGGCGTGACCGTGGCCGGCCAGAAGCACAAGGTGCCGCGTCGACTGCTCAAGGCGGCTCGCCTGGGCCTGATCGATCTCGACCGACGCTAA
- the mprA gene encoding two-component system response regulator MprA → MRILVVDDDRAVRESLRRSLSFNGYSVELAHDGVEALEIISSDRPDAVVLDVMMPRLDGLEVCRQLRSTGDDLPILVLTARDSVSERVAGLDAGADDYLPKPFALEELLARMRALLRRTKPEDAESVAMTFSDLALDPVTREVTRGHRRISLTRTEFALLEMLIANPRRVLTRSRILEEVWGFDFPTSGNALEVYVGYLRRKTEADGEPRLIHTVRGVGYVLRETPP, encoded by the coding sequence GTGCGCATTCTTGTCGTCGATGACGATCGCGCGGTCCGCGAATCGTTGCGCAGATCGCTTTCCTTCAACGGCTACTCGGTCGAGTTGGCCCACGACGGGGTCGAAGCGCTGGAGATCATCTCCAGCGACCGGCCCGACGCGGTCGTGCTCGACGTGATGATGCCGCGCCTCGATGGTCTCGAGGTCTGCCGTCAACTGCGCAGCACCGGCGACGACCTGCCGATTCTGGTGCTGACCGCCCGCGATTCGGTGTCCGAGCGTGTCGCCGGCCTGGACGCCGGCGCGGACGACTACCTGCCCAAGCCGTTCGCCCTCGAAGAGCTGCTGGCTCGCATGCGCGCGTTGCTGCGCCGCACCAAGCCCGAGGACGCCGAGTCGGTCGCCATGACCTTCTCCGATCTGGCCCTGGACCCGGTGACCCGTGAAGTCACCCGCGGACACCGCCGGATCAGTCTGACCCGCACCGAATTCGCGCTGCTGGAGATGCTGATCGCCAATCCGCGCCGCGTGCTCACCCGAAGCCGCATTCTCGAGGAGGTGTGGGGATTCGACTTTCCCACCTCGGGCAACGCGCTGGAGGTCTACGTCGGGTACCTGCGCCGCAAAACGGAAGCCGACGGTGAACCGCGCCTGATCCACACGGTGCGCGGTGTCGGCTATGTCCTTCGGGAGACGCCACCCTGA
- a CDS encoding HAMP domain-containing sensor histidine kinase, with amino-acid sequence MIRFQRRRRAPLRAPSSLSLRWRVMLLAMSMVAMVVVLMAFAVYAVIAAALYSDIDNQLDSRAQLLIASGSLAADPAKAIEGTAYSDVNAMLVNPGHSIYTAQQPGQTLPVDSPEKAVIRGDLFMSRRTASDQRILAIHLPNGSSLLISKSLRPTEAVMTKLRWVLLIVGGIGVAVAAVAGGMVTRAGLRPVARLTEAAERVARTDDLRPIPVFGSDELARLTEAFNLMLRALAESRERQTRLVTDAGHELRTPLTSLRTNVELLMASMEPGAPRLPEQEMVDLRADVLAQIEELSTLVGDLVDLTRDDAGQVVHEPVDMSEVIDRSLERVRRRRNDIHFDVDVIPWQVYGDAAGLSRAALNLMDNAAKWSPPGAHVGVRMRQLDPSHAELIVSDFGPGIPPHERRLVFERFYRSTTARALPGSGLGLAIVKQVVLNHGGLLRVEDTVSGGNPPGTSFFVLLPGRPLPASTYPTAGTESGVDANGEAKTDPAVPMDGEPANSREATNVISVDSQSARAR; translated from the coding sequence ATGATCCGGTTCCAACGACGTCGGCGCGCACCACTGCGAGCCCCCAGCTCGTTGTCGCTGCGGTGGCGGGTGATGTTGCTGGCGATGTCGATGGTGGCGATGGTTGTCGTGCTGATGGCATTCGCCGTCTACGCGGTGATCGCGGCCGCGCTCTACAGCGACATCGACAACCAGCTGGACAGCCGGGCCCAGCTGCTGATCGCCAGCGGTTCGCTGGCCGCCGACCCGGCCAAGGCGATCGAGGGCACGGCGTATTCGGACGTCAACGCGATGCTGGTGAACCCGGGCCACTCGATTTACACCGCCCAGCAGCCCGGCCAGACGTTGCCGGTCGATTCTCCGGAGAAGGCGGTCATTCGCGGCGACTTGTTCATGTCCCGGCGCACCGCGTCCGACCAGCGCATCCTGGCGATCCACCTGCCCAACGGCAGTTCGCTGCTGATCTCCAAGAGCCTGCGACCCACCGAGGCGGTGATGACCAAATTGCGCTGGGTGCTGCTGATCGTCGGCGGCATCGGGGTTGCGGTTGCCGCCGTCGCGGGTGGCATGGTCACCCGGGCGGGGCTGCGGCCGGTCGCCCGCCTGACCGAAGCGGCCGAGCGGGTGGCCCGCACCGACGACCTGCGGCCGATCCCGGTGTTCGGAAGTGACGAATTGGCAAGGCTCACCGAGGCATTCAACTTGATGCTGCGAGCGCTCGCCGAGTCCCGGGAGCGGCAGACGCGGTTGGTCACCGACGCCGGACACGAGCTGCGCACCCCGCTGACATCGCTGCGGACCAACGTCGAACTCTTGATGGCGTCCATGGAGCCGGGAGCGCCGCGGCTGCCCGAACAGGAGATGGTCGACCTGCGTGCCGATGTGCTGGCGCAGATCGAGGAATTGTCCACTCTGGTAGGCGATTTGGTGGACCTCACCCGAGACGACGCCGGCCAGGTGGTGCACGAGCCGGTCGACATGTCCGAGGTCATCGACCGCAGCCTGGAGCGAGTCAGGCGGCGGCGCAACGACATTCACTTCGACGTCGATGTGATTCCGTGGCAGGTCTACGGCGATGCGGCCGGGCTGTCGCGGGCGGCGCTGAACCTGATGGACAACGCCGCTAAATGGAGTCCGCCGGGCGCCCACGTCGGTGTCCGGATGCGCCAGCTCGACCCGTCGCACGCCGAGCTGATCGTCTCCGACTTCGGCCCGGGGATCCCACCGCACGAGCGACGCCTGGTGTTCGAGCGGTTCTACCGGTCGACGACGGCGCGGGCCCTGCCGGGTTCGGGACTGGGGTTGGCGATCGTCAAGCAGGTGGTGCTCAACCACGGTGGACTGCTCCGTGTCGAAGACACCGTTTCGGGGGGCAATCCGCCGGGAACATCGTTTTTCGTGCTGCTCCCCGGCCGGCCGCTGCCGGCTTCGACGTATCCGACGGCCGGGACCGAAAGTGGGGTCGACGCCAACGGCGAAGCCAAGACCGACCCCGCCGTTCCGATGGATGGCGAGCCGGCGAACTCTCGGGAAGCGACGAACGTTATCTCAGTGGACTCTCAGTCCGCACGCGCAAGGTAG
- a CDS encoding S1C family serine protease, with the protein MTNDPRYSPPPQQPGYRSAPNQPVGPAYAQAPQQPYNQPFDWRYQQGQPSQTSQYRRPYEPFGDTGAGPIPGGTGPGRIPGGTGAGPIPGGTGPGPIPGGTGTHQIPGMLPPMGPPRPEKRSRAGLLIAGALGIAVVSAGIGGAAATVVELGTHSTIAGGGGPSGATPGVPVANMPPGTVEQVAAKVVPSVVMLETDLGRASEEGSGVILSSDGLILTNNHVIAAATAPPKGPAGPAGPGGPTPGSPPPPSAPPGGPGGPAPKTTVTFSDGRTAPFTVVGADPTSDIAVIRVQGVSGLTPIAMGSSSDVRVGQPVMAIGSPLGLSGTVTTGIISALNRPVSTTGESGNQNTVLDAIQTDAAINPGNSGGALVNLQGQLVGINSAIATLGSDSPDAQSGSIGLGFAIPVDQAKRIADELISTGKATHASLGVQVTSDKSTPGAKVVDVVQGGAASNAGLPKNVVVTKVDDRPISSADALVAAVRSKAPGDKVTLTFSDPGGGSRTVQVTLGKADQ; encoded by the coding sequence ATGACGAATGACCCGAGGTATTCGCCACCGCCGCAGCAGCCGGGATACCGCAGCGCGCCTAACCAGCCCGTGGGTCCCGCGTATGCCCAAGCACCTCAGCAACCGTATAACCAGCCTTTCGACTGGCGGTACCAACAGGGACAGCCGTCGCAGACCTCCCAATACCGCCGGCCCTACGAGCCGTTCGGGGACACCGGGGCGGGTCCGATCCCCGGCGGCACCGGGCCGGGCCGGATCCCCGGCGGCACCGGCGCGGGCCCGATTCCTGGCGGTACCGGTCCGGGCCCGATTCCCGGGGGGACCGGAACCCATCAGATCCCCGGCATGCTGCCGCCGATGGGGCCGCCGCGGCCGGAGAAGCGATCCCGCGCCGGTCTGCTGATTGCGGGCGCGCTGGGCATCGCGGTGGTGTCGGCGGGTATCGGTGGCGCGGCAGCCACGGTCGTCGAACTGGGTACGCACTCCACGATCGCCGGCGGCGGCGGACCCTCGGGGGCCACGCCCGGTGTGCCGGTGGCGAACATGCCGCCCGGCACCGTCGAACAGGTTGCCGCCAAGGTGGTGCCCAGCGTCGTGATGCTGGAGACCGATCTCGGTCGCGCGTCAGAAGAGGGCTCGGGTGTCATCTTGTCGTCCGACGGGCTGATTCTGACCAACAACCACGTCATCGCCGCGGCCACCGCCCCTCCGAAAGGACCGGCCGGGCCAGCTGGTCCAGGTGGGCCCACACCAGGCAGCCCGCCCCCGCCCAGCGCCCCGCCCGGCGGCCCGGGTGGTCCGGCACCGAAGACGACGGTGACCTTCTCCGACGGCCGCACCGCGCCGTTCACGGTGGTGGGTGCCGATCCCACCAGTGATATCGCGGTCATCCGCGTGCAAGGCGTGTCCGGACTGACCCCCATCGCGATGGGCTCCTCGTCGGATGTCCGGGTCGGCCAGCCGGTGATGGCGATCGGTTCCCCGCTGGGGTTGTCGGGCACCGTGACCACCGGCATCATCAGCGCCTTGAACCGGCCGGTGTCGACGACCGGTGAGTCCGGCAACCAGAACACGGTGCTGGACGCGATCCAGACCGATGCCGCGATCAACCCGGGTAACTCCGGCGGCGCGCTGGTCAACCTGCAGGGGCAACTGGTCGGCATCAACTCCGCGATCGCCACCCTGGGTTCGGATTCGCCCGACGCACAGAGCGGTTCGATCGGCCTCGGCTTCGCGATCCCGGTCGACCAGGCCAAGCGCATCGCCGACGAGTTGATCAGCACCGGCAAGGCGACGCACGCGTCGCTGGGCGTGCAGGTGACCAGTGACAAGAGCACACCGGGCGCCAAGGTCGTCGACGTTGTGCAGGGCGGTGCCGCCTCGAACGCGGGATTGCCCAAGAACGTGGTCGTCACCAAGGTCGACGACCGACCGATCAGCAGCGCGGACGCGCTGGTCGCCGCGGTGCGGTCCAAGGCGCCGGGCGACAAGGTAACGCTGACCTTCTCCGATCCCGGCGGTGGCAGCCGGACCGTGCAGGTCACCCTCGGCAAGGCGGATCAGTGA
- a CDS encoding MogA/MoaB family molybdenum cofactor biosynthesis protein, which translates to MRVDEPMSELGYTVAPMETGAELVVGRALVVVVDDRTAHGDEEDHSGPLVTELLTEAGFVVDGVIAVAADEVEIRNALNTAVIGGVDLVVSVGGTGVTPRDVTPEATVDILDREILGIAEAVRASGLSAGIIDAGLSRGLAGVSGSTLVVNLAGSRYAVRDGMATLNPLAAQIIGQLSSLEI; encoded by the coding sequence ATGAGAGTCGACGAGCCCATGTCCGAGCTCGGATATACGGTTGCACCCATGGAAACGGGTGCGGAATTGGTAGTCGGCCGGGCTCTGGTTGTGGTCGTCGACGATCGCACCGCCCACGGGGACGAAGAAGATCACAGCGGGCCGCTGGTCACCGAGCTGCTGACCGAGGCGGGATTCGTCGTCGACGGCGTCATCGCGGTCGCGGCTGACGAGGTCGAGATTCGCAACGCGCTGAACACCGCGGTGATCGGTGGCGTGGATCTGGTGGTTTCGGTCGGCGGGACCGGAGTAACCCCGCGCGATGTCACACCCGAGGCCACTGTCGACATCCTGGACCGGGAAATCCTCGGCATCGCCGAGGCGGTCCGCGCGTCCGGGCTGTCCGCGGGAATCATCGACGCCGGGTTGTCGCGGGGCTTGGCCGGCGTGTCCGGAAGCACGTTGGTGGTCAACCTCGCCGGTTCCCGTTACGCGGTGCGCGATGGCATGGCGACGCTGAACCCGCTCGCCGCACAGATCATCGGGCAGTTATCGAGCCTCGAGATCTAA
- the mscL gene encoding large-conductance mechanosensitive channel protein MscL → MLKGFKEFLARGNIVDLSVAVVIGTAFTALVTKFTDSIITPLINRIGVNQQSDVGILKISIGGGQTIDLNVLVSAAINFVLVAAVVYFLVVLPYNTFRRRGEVEQADDAQIVLLTEIRDLLAQTNGGGSSGRHGGVSTTPPPEFGPRADAESQ, encoded by the coding sequence ATGCTCAAGGGGTTCAAGGAGTTTCTCGCGCGGGGCAATATCGTCGACCTGTCGGTCGCGGTTGTCATCGGTACGGCGTTCACCGCGCTGGTCACCAAATTCACCGACAGCATCATCACGCCGCTGATCAACCGGATCGGCGTCAACCAACAGTCCGATGTCGGAATTCTGAAGATCAGCATCGGTGGCGGGCAGACCATCGATCTGAACGTCCTGGTGTCGGCCGCGATCAACTTCGTCCTGGTCGCCGCGGTGGTGTACTTCCTGGTTGTGCTGCCCTACAACACTTTCCGCAGGCGCGGCGAGGTCGAGCAGGCCGACGACGCGCAGATCGTCTTGCTGACCGAGATCCGCGATCTGCTCGCGCAGACCAACGGAGGGGGCTCGTCGGGCCGGCACGGCGGGGTTAGCACCACGCCGCCGCCCGAGTTCGGGCCGCGCGCGGACGCCGAATCGCAGTGA
- a CDS encoding SAF domain-containing protein, which yields MGEPSLNPALLQRISASLRPDWARTVLARRVVAGGLVVLAGVAAVRSNPDGDRVDAVVATRDLTPGAALTTDDVRLEKRLATTLPDGSQAGLGAVVGSMLAGPTRRGEVLTDVRLLGSRLAESTAGPGARIVPLHLADSALIDLVRAGDVVDVLAAPPTDARPGTQAISKVVATDAVVVLVSPKQKVQAADGDRVVLVALPARVANTVAGSVLGQAVTLTLH from the coding sequence GTGGGGGAACCATCGCTGAATCCAGCGCTGCTGCAGCGGATATCGGCGTCGCTGCGCCCGGACTGGGCCCGAACCGTGCTGGCCCGCCGCGTGGTCGCGGGCGGGCTGGTCGTGTTGGCCGGCGTCGCGGCGGTGCGCTCGAATCCGGATGGCGACCGCGTCGATGCGGTGGTGGCCACGCGTGACCTGACTCCCGGCGCCGCGTTGACGACCGACGATGTTCGACTCGAAAAGCGTTTGGCGACAACGCTTCCCGATGGTTCACAGGCAGGCCTGGGCGCCGTGGTCGGTTCGATGCTGGCCGGCCCGACGCGTCGAGGCGAGGTGCTCACCGACGTCCGCCTGTTGGGCAGCCGGCTGGCCGAGTCGACTGCCGGGCCGGGCGCGCGCATCGTGCCGCTGCATCTGGCCGACAGCGCGCTGATCGATCTGGTTCGCGCCGGCGACGTCGTCGACGTGCTGGCCGCGCCGCCCACCGATGCGCGGCCGGGCACGCAGGCGATCAGCAAGGTGGTGGCCACCGATGCGGTCGTTGTGCTCGTGTCGCCCAAGCAGAAAGTCCAGGCCGCGGACGGTGACCGCGTAGTGTTAGTTGCGCTGCCGGCTCGCGTGGCGAACACGGTGGCAGGCTCGGTGCTAGGGCAGGCAGTGACCCTCACCCTGCACTGA
- a CDS encoding FmdB family zinc ribbon protein has translation MPTYSYACTECDNRFDVVQAFTDDTLTTCEKCSGRLRKLFNSVGVVFKGSGFYRTDSRESSKKASSSSNGSSTNGSGSGESSGSSEKSGSSEKSTSSDKSTSSEKSTSSASSTAAASS, from the coding sequence GTGCCGACCTACAGCTACGCGTGCACCGAGTGCGACAACCGGTTTGATGTTGTGCAGGCCTTCACCGATGACACGTTGACCACCTGCGAGAAGTGCTCGGGTCGACTGCGCAAACTGTTCAACTCCGTCGGCGTCGTGTTCAAGGGCAGCGGCTTCTACCGCACCGACAGCCGCGAATCGAGCAAGAAAGCGTCGAGTTCGAGCAATGGCTCGTCGACCAACGGCTCGGGATCCGGCGAGAGCTCGGGGTCGAGCGAGAAGTCCGGCTCAAGCGAGAAATCCACCTCCAGCGACAAGTCCACGTCCAGCGAGAAGTCGACGAGTTCGGCGTCGTCGACGGCCGCCGCGTCCAGCTAG
- a CDS encoding 5-formyltetrahydrofolate cyclo-ligase: protein MTTSTKAALREQVLAARSLVADDVRAAEARMLNEQLALAVSSGSTVCAYVPVGTEPGSVAMLDMLLQHSRRVLLPVARTTADGTPLRLRWAEYRPGELVRGRWGLLEPPEPWLPESAVSDADLVVVPALAVDHRGVRLGRGRGYYDRSLGARNPHACLIAMVRDDEFVDELPADPHDVPMTHVITPERGIVTLRAAGGARE, encoded by the coding sequence ATGACAACTTCGACCAAGGCCGCATTGCGCGAGCAAGTGCTGGCGGCCCGAAGTCTTGTTGCCGACGACGTTCGCGCCGCTGAGGCGCGAATGCTCAACGAACAGCTCGCGCTGGCGGTGAGCAGCGGCAGCACCGTCTGCGCCTACGTTCCGGTGGGCACCGAGCCGGGCTCGGTCGCGATGCTGGACATGTTGCTGCAGCACTCGCGACGGGTGCTGTTGCCCGTGGCACGCACCACCGCAGATGGCACCCCGCTGCGGCTGCGCTGGGCCGAGTACCGGCCGGGCGAACTCGTCCGCGGCCGCTGGGGCCTGCTCGAGCCGCCGGAGCCGTGGCTACCGGAGTCGGCTGTTTCCGATGCCGACCTGGTGGTGGTGCCGGCCTTGGCCGTCGACCATCGGGGCGTGCGACTGGGCCGGGGCCGCGGCTACTACGACCGCTCGCTGGGCGCCAGGAATCCGCACGCTTGCCTGATCGCGATGGTGCGCGACGACGAGTTCGTCGACGAGTTACCGGCCGATCCGCACGACGTGCCGATGACCCACGTGATCACCCCGGAGCGCGGGATTGTGACGCTGCGCGCGGCCGGTGGGGCCCGGGAATGA
- a CDS encoding UTP--glucose-1-phosphate uridylyltransferase: MSRPDEVPIPYTAIVPAAGLGTRFLPATKTVPKELLPVVDTPGIELVAEEAAAAGAERLVIITSEGKDGVVAHFVEDLVLEGTLEARGKQAMLAKVRRAPALIKVESVVQVEPLGLGHAIGCVEPVLAPDEDAVMVLLPDDLVLPTGVLETMAKVRAEHGGSVLCAIEVTPEEISAYGVFDVEAIPGAGNSDVLKVNGMVEKPKAEDAPSLYAAAGRYVLDRAIFDALRRIDHGAGGELQLTDAIALLIKEGHPVHVVVHRGSRHDLGNPGGYLKAAVDFALDRDDYGPELRKWLVARLGLNEQ; encoded by the coding sequence ATGTCGCGGCCAGATGAAGTACCGATCCCGTACACGGCGATCGTTCCCGCCGCCGGTCTGGGCACCCGTTTCCTGCCGGCTACCAAGACGGTGCCCAAGGAGTTGCTGCCCGTCGTCGATACGCCCGGCATCGAGCTGGTCGCTGAGGAAGCGGCCGCGGCCGGCGCCGAGCGGCTGGTCATCATCACTTCCGAGGGCAAGGACGGCGTCGTCGCGCACTTCGTCGAGGACCTGGTGCTGGAGGGCACGCTCGAAGCCCGGGGCAAACAAGCCATGCTGGCCAAGGTGCGTCGCGCGCCGGCGCTGATCAAGGTCGAGTCGGTGGTGCAGGTCGAGCCGCTCGGATTGGGACATGCCATCGGATGCGTGGAGCCGGTGCTGGCGCCCGACGAGGACGCCGTCATGGTGCTGCTGCCCGATGACCTGGTGCTGCCGACCGGCGTGCTGGAGACGATGGCCAAGGTGCGCGCCGAGCACGGCGGTTCGGTGCTGTGCGCCATCGAGGTCACCCCCGAGGAGATCAGTGCCTACGGTGTTTTCGATGTCGAGGCCATCCCCGGTGCCGGCAATTCCGACGTGCTCAAAGTCAACGGCATGGTGGAAAAGCCCAAGGCCGAGGACGCCCCGTCGCTGTATGCGGCGGCCGGCCGGTACGTGCTTGACCGCGCCATCTTCGATGCCCTGCGCCGCATCGACCACGGCGCCGGCGGCGAACTACAGCTCACCGACGCGATCGCGCTGCTGATCAAAGAGGGCCACCCGGTTCACGTCGTGGTGCATCGCGGATCTCGACACGACTTGGGAAATCCCGGCGGCTACCTCAAGGCTGCGGTTGACTTTGCATTGGATCGTGACGACTACGGCCCGGAATTGCGGAAGTGGTTGGTGGCGCGATTGGGCCTGAACGAGCAGTAG
- the glp gene encoding gephyrin-like molybdotransferase Glp, with product MRSVEEQQARITAAAVAPRPIRVAIAEAQGLLCAEEVVTERPLPGFDQAAIDGYAVRSVDVLGIGEVGSDLTLDETGEPMADVDNPGGLVLPVMGTVEAGARTPSRLQPRQAVRVQTGAPLPTLADAVLPLRWTDGGTSKVRILRGAPSGAYVRRAGDDVQPGDVAVRAGTIIGAAQVGLLAAVGRERVLVHPRPRVSIMAVGGELVDISRTPSNGQVYDVNSYALAAAARDAGAEVNRVGIVPNNAAELGEIVHGQINRAEVVVIAGGVGGAAAEAVRAVLSELGEMEVVRVAMHPGSVQGFGQLGRDGVPVFLLPANPVSALVVFEVMVRPLIRLSLGKRQPMRRVVQARTLSPITSVAGRKGYLRGQLMRDQDSGEYLVQALGGAPGASSHLLATLAEANCLVVVPSGAEQIRTGEIVDVAFLAQRG from the coding sequence GTGCGTTCGGTTGAGGAGCAGCAAGCCCGGATAACGGCGGCCGCGGTAGCCCCGCGCCCGATACGTGTGGCCATCGCCGAGGCGCAAGGATTGTTGTGCGCCGAAGAAGTGGTGACCGAGCGACCGCTGCCCGGCTTCGATCAGGCCGCGATCGACGGCTATGCGGTTCGCAGCGTCGACGTGCTGGGTATCGGCGAGGTGGGCAGCGACCTTACGCTCGACGAAACCGGCGAGCCGATGGCCGACGTGGACAACCCCGGTGGGCTGGTGCTTCCGGTGATGGGGACCGTCGAGGCCGGTGCCCGCACGCCGAGCCGGTTGCAGCCGCGGCAGGCCGTCCGGGTGCAGACCGGGGCGCCGCTGCCCACGCTGGCCGACGCGGTGCTGCCGTTGCGATGGACGGACGGCGGCACGTCGAAGGTGCGGATTCTGCGCGGGGCACCCTCCGGCGCCTACGTGCGGCGCGCCGGCGACGACGTCCAGCCCGGCGATGTCGCGGTGCGCGCCGGGACGATCATCGGTGCGGCTCAGGTGGGCCTGCTCGCGGCGGTCGGCCGCGAACGGGTGCTGGTGCACCCGCGCCCTCGGGTGTCGATCATGGCGGTGGGCGGCGAGCTGGTCGACATCTCTCGGACCCCGAGCAACGGTCAGGTGTACGACGTCAACTCCTATGCGTTGGCGGCCGCGGCCCGGGATGCCGGCGCGGAGGTCAACCGGGTTGGCATCGTGCCCAACAACGCGGCAGAGCTCGGCGAAATCGTGCACGGCCAGATCAATCGCGCCGAGGTCGTGGTGATCGCCGGCGGGGTGGGCGGCGCGGCCGCCGAGGCGGTGCGGGCGGTGCTGTCCGAACTCGGCGAGATGGAGGTCGTCCGGGTCGCGATGCACCCCGGCTCGGTGCAGGGCTTCGGGCAGCTGGGCCGCGACGGCGTGCCGGTGTTCCTGTTGCCGGCCAACCCGGTCAGCGCGTTGGTGGTCTTCGAGGTGATGGTTCGCCCGCTGATCCGGCTGTCGCTGGGTAAGCGTCAGCCGATGCGCCGCGTCGTGCAGGCTCGCACGCTGTCGCCGATCACGTCGGTGGCCGGCCGCAAGGGTTACCTGCGCGGTCAGCTGATGCGCGACCAGGACAGCGGTGAGTATTTGGTGCAGGCGCTGGGCGGAGCCCCGGGGGCGTCATCGCATTTGCTGGCGACGCTGGCTGAGGCAAACTGTCTAGTTGTGGTTCCCAGTGGGGCCGAACAGATTCGCACAGGTGAGATCGTCGACGTCGCTTTCCTGGCCCAGCGCGGCTGA
- a CDS encoding GNAT family N-acetyltransferase, producing the protein MNLLRSNARHPGWPSEVGPLRVAAGVVRLRAVRMRDGAQWSRFRLADRAHLEPWEPTSDGDWATRHTVAAWPALCSGLRAEARNGRMLPYVIELDGRFCGQLTIGNVTHGALRSAWIGYWVPSSATGGGVATGALALGLDHCFGPVMLHRVEATVRPENVASRAVLAKVGFREEGLLRRYLEVDRAWRDHLLMAITAEEVYGSVASALVRAGHARWA; encoded by the coding sequence GTGAACCTGTTGCGCTCTAACGCCCGCCATCCCGGTTGGCCCTCGGAGGTCGGGCCGCTGCGGGTCGCGGCCGGAGTGGTCCGGTTGCGCGCGGTGCGGATGCGCGATGGTGCGCAGTGGAGCCGTTTCCGGCTGGCCGACCGGGCGCACCTCGAGCCGTGGGAACCCACGTCCGACGGCGACTGGGCGACCCGGCACACCGTCGCGGCCTGGCCGGCGTTGTGTTCCGGCCTGCGCGCCGAGGCCCGCAATGGCCGCATGCTGCCGTATGTGATCGAGCTCGACGGACGGTTCTGCGGGCAGCTGACCATCGGCAACGTCACCCACGGCGCCTTGCGGTCGGCGTGGATCGGCTACTGGGTGCCGAGCTCGGCGACCGGCGGCGGGGTGGCCACCGGCGCATTGGCGCTGGGTCTGGACCATTGCTTCGGGCCGGTCATGCTGCATCGCGTCGAGGCCACCGTGCGTCCGGAGAACGTCGCGAGTCGGGCCGTGTTGGCCAAGGTCGGCTTCCGGGAGGAGGGCTTGCTGCGGCGTTACCTCGAGGTCGACCGGGCGTGGCGCGACCACCTCCTGATGGCCATCACGGCCGAGGAGGTCTACGGGTCGGTCGCATCGGCGCTGGTCCGCGCCGGACACGCGCGCTGGGCGTAA